CAGTAAGACTTATACTGTAAGATCGTTCCTATGTTACGTTTTAATACTCCAATCTGTCTGTCGACTGAATGTGAATTATTTCTATAAGAGTTCAATGGCAAGTATACTTACACCTCAAAAATAGTTCGCGAAATACGAAATACGTGTAGCAAgatgcaaataataaaataacgatcTTTTAATAGGCAAAATATCAGAACACATCAAAGACGTACATAATTTAAAGTAACCATTATTTACTTTCTCTTTTGATTCGTATTTCTGATTAGAGACTTATATGTAGACAtgttacataaaaataatcaaaggAAGTTAGGATCTTTTTACTCCGAAGAACAACTAAGTTATAAGTACTTCAAATTCAAGCAAAAATGAAATGTCTGAATTGTGTTCGTTTCTTTAATTGCGGAACCAACATCTTTTACGTACACGTCTATTAGATCAAAATGATGCTTGAATAAGATGTAAGAAAACTCATATTGTTACCATAAAAGAGAGTTCAAATTATCGTATATGCATTGAATGGGTAAGAAAATatgcaataattatttcaaacatgATTCTATATACCTCAATCATGCGATGACATCCGCAAGGATGATACAATAAATTGTCTTGTCTTCTTTGACTAAAATCTAGTAATTATAGGTGTTGGACAGTGATTACGTTATATCACTCCCGAATTGGTATCAAATATAATACACACTTTGTTTGGCTAGTTGTAttcaattatcaattatttaattctcattattattcCTAAGTCCACCCCACTAGCACATGAATTTTAGTAAAGAATTAGCATACGCCATTGGCCTCACGTTCGGATGGGGCTGcaacgataataaaaataaattatttgaaaaatgatccaAGTAAATATTTACTGCTGTGCGCTATTTTTATCGTTCAGTAATCACGATATTACATAATGAGTAAATCATCTCACCACTGCTTCGTATGATGTGAAATTGGGTTCCATATCTTTACCGTTGAGCGTGATAAAGGCACCTCGGTTACCCATGGTATCactaaacaaataaattataaataatacgaGTGTTCTAATtgaagtaaaatatatttattactcCGAAAGAACGAAATTTCAGGTAACTCAACGAGTTTTTTAACTGCGATATAGCGTGATAAGCAatcaaacattatttttcgttttcaacaCGAAAATATTTGACAACTCGAAACttgttcgaaaataaaatactttgCATGGAAATTTTGTAGGGTACAGCTCTCAAAAACCTTGAGTGTAGATAAAACTTACCAGTAATTGGGAGCTGAGAAAACCGTGATACATTTGCCATCATGTGCAACTTCATAACCctcatttttcacttcatgGCTTCTAACGATATAATCAAGTCCGTTCAGACTGAGGAAATTGTGTGTAACGTCGGGTCCAAATTGAACCCCAACCCCTCTTTTACTAGGGGCTCGGCCCGGCTGAGGCTGTGGATCTGACCATAACAATTCACACATCAATCCTTCTTCCGGTGGCTGCCGGTTTCTATCTATTTCTCGAATTTCGGACAACGTCACATCGTCCCTTGAAAATAGTCCTCCATGCATCACCTGGCCAGAaaatcatttaattttatcaaaattctgTACAAAATTTGGTATCATGGGAATTATACCCGAAAACTATTTACATTTATCTCTCATGATGTTATTATGAAACTTCATTCTACgaataaaattcacaataaTATTCTACACATAAATTTGATCGTTTAGGGTTACTTAATGTCGAAATACACGTATAATCAATCCATAAATGAAGGACAATCCCAAACACTTAGGGCTAAAAATGAATGtccagaatataaataaaatggaaaaattaaacagtcGTTTACATTTACGGATACAGAGGCATTCAGAGCAAAGAATAAGAGTAAGGCAGTAATTAGATATAACCACATATCTCTGAAGAGGTAAGTTCACAGATAAATGTTGATTGTAGAAGTTGTTAACTTAACAAAATTGATATTGCAATATGCTTATACTGATACTTATGGTAAATTGGTTATACTGGTAAATATTACTGGTACATATTTTAAATATCACATGCACATACTTACAAGCACTTTACTATTGAGGCAGTGCGCAAGAGGCAGCCAATTATAAACCTCTGTGAAAAGTTCCGCCATTTGTGCTGTGTATTTTGCCTTGACCTCACCATCAAACCCATACATTTGATTCATAGTTGCAGATTCATGGTTTCCTGGCCAACGAATTGATGTGATAATTGATAAAACGTAGAACACAGCATTGGATTAGCATTTGTGATTAAGTGCATTCAATGATAGCTCACTAAATATGATTAAAACACTTAAGACAGCTTTGTATCATTAgatattgcaaatttttaccaataatTGACCAGACCAGTTTATGCATTGTTTTACTATTGAGACTAACGACGATagatattatttatagatgctctaattattataaatactcATTACAAGCTAGCTATTCTGTGTCTTGCGgtttttttcaacagaatACTGGCAcactatttttttactctactGTAGCTCTGTAGCTCTGCACAAAATTGACAATGAGAAATGTACCGGTCATCCAAAAAATGTAAACTCTAAATCGAAAATCTCATCATTTCTCTCCTGCAATACCGATAAGCATATGGAAgaaagatgaatgaaaaattgctatgaaataacttgaaataatatcggttttataattacaattgtaaaAGTATGACTGTTTTTTATAGTAAGTAAAATATCCTTCATTTTAAATAGACTCATTGCTAGTACTAGGTAATTCACAATACTTATAATGATGAACCAAAACTCACCCCTTGACATGAAAAAGTGATTGGGATATAGAAGCTTGAAGCCGAACAACGTGAATATACACTCTACAGAAAAGGATCCTCTGTCCACAAAATCTCCGTTAAATAACTATTCAATATTGAGGAAAATTATTGCTTATTGTAACGCATAGTTGTGAAAGTAGACATTATTTGATGATGAAGTGTACTTTGAGCGATTAAGAATGTCTTAATATTATGTTCACAGTGGTTTCATCTGATCAACAAAAAGGATACATAAGGATTGGTTTCCGAGGGTAGACCATTCAGCTTGAATACGTTGAGTAGATCATAATACTGGCCATGTATATCGCCGCAAATGGTAAACTTGCTCTTGTCAGGTATAGAAATATCTACTAAGCTTGGCTGCGCCATAAACCATGCTTTGATATCGAGAAGTATCTTGTAGGCATACTTGCGATGAAGTTTATTTTGCTTCTTATACCAAGATAGTAAATCCGTCATAAACTCCAAGGTTACTTTGTCATTTTCTAGTTTTGGTCCGGTGTATTCGTCTTCAATAGCTAAGTAGAATGATCATCAATATTGaagttaataaaatttaaacaagACTCAGTGTGGTTCTCAACGATATTTTTACAAGATCTTGTTGTTCTGGAAAATCTGTAGTTAACTTGCGGATTCTGTTTATCAACCCTTGAATAaggtgtatatttatttttgggGTATATAGTGCGTACCTGAGACCGTCTTTTGATTGGTAATACTCATTTACTGGGAATTGGAAATTATTAGATTGGTATATTTTTGTACACTGTATTAGCTAATTTgagattttagaaaaatattcgcaGGCAGTttagaaatcattttgaacTTTTAGACGAATTCGGTGATAATTGGAAGCTAACAGCACACTTGAAAAACACCatcagtatttaaaaaaaaattgggttttCACAGGTTCCGAATTTGACAGCCCTCAGCTTATACTTGAGATGAAAATTAGACCAATAAAAAATCGTAGCTCTAATTGATTCATTTTAGTAAAATTCAGTGTTTGTATTTGTGATATTTTAGACTTACCCATGTCATCAAGATTAATCGTGTCAGCTatattcttcttattctcttcAACAGAGATGGCTTTTTCGAAAGCTagttttttcaccattttatTGCATTCAGTGAATTTTGTTTTAGCATCCTTGTCATTGGGCCTGGCCTTTGTCACTGTTTCATAGTCCTTAAGAGCCAGCTTAAATTTACCAAGCGACATGTAAGCTGCTGCTCTTCTGTAATAGCCTTTTACATAGTTTCGGTCTAATTCAATTGCCTTTGAGGCATCCGTCAGGGCATATCCGAAACATTCGGTTTTCAGGTAGGCAAAACTTCTGTTTCCATAATATACAGCGACAGTGGGGTCCACTTCTATCGCTTTTGTGTACAATTCTATAGCTCGATTATAATCTTGTTCTGTAAAAGAAATAGATgcattaatttaaaaaattgtttactaacaaaaaatttcgcgTGTTACTTTGATTATTTGAAACATCGCCAATCAGTAgctgtaaaatattaattttctgaaatacTTCTCGAGTAATTAATTAGTCTGGTGTTGAATCGAAATGAAGTTCAAATTGGTTTTTAAGAATGTGATAGAAAAAAGTCTTGTTAGAATCATGTTTCAATTATCTGTAAAGGTACTATAAGAATGTTGTGGTTTATTCCAAAAGGAtagttgtataatattttggaagcttattttgtttatctaccaacttttcacatttgttttttagaggaaaaatattttgaacacTGACTATTGTGGCTCGACCTTATTAACATTAACTAATATATAACGGAAGGTATAACAAATGTTTCGTCACAGATTTGATATGTACGTTTCCACAAACTGTCATGACATTTTTCTAACTATTGGTAtaagtttttttgtttcacactTTCACTAGAATCagtgaaatttcttttaaatattattctatCACATAGTATACACAACCCCAATCATAAAAGGTAGCTTTATTGCACATTAAGATTGTTGTTTGACTGATATCATAGCCTTTGTGATAAAACATAACGATTCTTCTTACATTtaaatttgtgaattttatcaTGTTATTTAATTTGTGTGAAACTTTCTTTACATGCAATCATATGGGaagggttgaatttttaaccCTCGAAATTTGGAAGTCATTCAATTGAGAATCGTTATTTCTCGGACCAATAGACGTAGAAGTGAAATTACTTATTGTTCAAAGAAATCAATGATTGAGATATAAGACTATAATTAAGGTAACATGAACCGTTCATCCTGAATTTGGTGAAAGGTGAACATATACTAATGGAATACATGGCTCATTTTTCTTATGTAGATTAGGGAAGAGATTTTTGTCATTCAGTCGCATCTGAAAAGTCATGAAGGAAGACAAGTGAGGAACCACATCGATAACATAAACCTTAAATATTCTTAAACCTAGTTGCAGTTATAAAACCAATATTACAGGTTAGAAATTACTAGTAGGATTGTTTGAAAGGAATAGGGAACCGATGGAATGCGAATTTTAGAATCGCAAACACTAAGTTTGGTTAGTTTGATTGCACGTGACCGATCTTGAAAAATTGGTAAGGATTTAACGAATTTCATCGGAATCGGTCTGGAGCGATTGATAGCGATATTTATCAGTATACATTGGTAAATATGAGAAAATCGTGAATGCAACATACTTTTGAAGTACTCGTTTGCCTCTTCTTTGAACTTTTCGGCTGTCTTGATATCGTCGGAAGAAGATATTGCTCCAGTTATTTCAGCGTTCTCACTCATTTTGTAATGATGTACTTTTATACGATTGAACAGATAATGGAGAAACTATACTTAAATTATCTTAGAAGACAAGTAAT
The Neodiprion fabricii isolate iyNeoFabr1 chromosome 5, iyNeoFabr1.1, whole genome shotgun sequence genome window above contains:
- the LOC124183383 gene encoding serine/threonine-protein phosphatase 5, producing MSENAEITGAISSSDDIKTAEKFKEEANEYFKKQDYNRAIELYTKAIEVDPTVAVYYGNRSFAYLKTECFGYALTDASKAIELDRNYVKGYYRRAAAYMSLGKFKLALKDYETVTKARPNDKDAKTKFTECNKMVKKLAFEKAISVEENKKNIADTINLDDMAIEDEYTGPKLENDKVTLEFMTDLLSWYKKQNKLHRKYAYKILLDIKAWFMAQPSLVDISIPDKSKFTICGDIHGQYYDLLNVFKLNGLPSETNPYLFNGDFVDRGSFSVECIFTLFGFKLLYPNHFFMSRGNHESATMNQMYGFDGEVKAKYTAQMAELFTEVYNWLPLAHCLNSKVLVMHGGLFSRDDVTLSEIREIDRNRQPPEEGLMCELLWSDPQPQPGRAPSKRGVGVQFGPDVTHNFLSLNGLDYIVRSHEVKNEGYEVAHDGKCITVFSAPNYCDTMGNRGAFITLNGKDMEPNFTSYEAVPHPNVRPMAYANSLLKFMC